A stretch of the Lolium perenne isolate Kyuss_39 chromosome 3, Kyuss_2.0, whole genome shotgun sequence genome encodes the following:
- the LOC127341879 gene encoding uncharacterized protein, which yields MEIAEMAKKVAALEAELAAKSSRIADLEARVSFLEAGNARLRKVLFSDRLEEWIDVDLSKGESVEEGGVPAVPAPVKFAVRVATGQTDDKVEIVEAEGGGAGDHGSIPCDVHVGLEDDDVSITPGGKNRNAGARVISDSEDDDKDESHGGHGNQEVGVARSRKRALRGVSDSESEEEEDCELLYEMEGCSTPPKTGRSARFVKSQAKRSRPARRVLELVEPKDHAQSEDGSDEDDSMDEFIVDDSDCSENSSDCAGESSAEIELSDNEENYGEIMDRIRGKKNAKNKDWETKAEMLSAFDEHRELTLKAVCALYRQQTEEEQAEKATIVHNKRGFSQIDAPRGSRVAQFLLDGDAFGPLKKTAQDLKKYDRYGLQFCHKMAFRYSKQLFAIYQSKEDPYFP from the exons ATGGAAATCGCAGAGATGGCGAAGAAGGTCGCCGCGCTCGAGGCGGAGCTCGCCGCCAAGTCCTCCCGCATCGCCGACCTGGAGGCTAGGGTCTCCTTCCTCGAGGCCGGGAACGCGCGCTTGAGGAAGGTCCTGTTCAGTGACCGCCTGGAAGAGTGGATTGATGTTGATCTCAGCAAGGGGGAGAGCGTGGAAGAGGGCGGCGTTCCTGCGGTCCCAGCTCCTGTGAAATTTGCCGTGCGGGTGGCGACTGGCCAGACTGATGACAAAGTCGAGATTGTGGAAGCAGAGGGAGGTGGTGCAGGCGACCATGGGAGTATTCCCTGTGATGTCCATGTGGGTCTGGAGGATGATGATGTGTCAATCACGCCCGGAGGTAAAAATCGTAATGCAGGAGCACGGGTGATCAGTGACAGTGAGGATGACGATAAAGATGAGAGTCATGGAGGTCAtggaaatcaggaggtgggcgtcGCAAGAAGTAGGAAGCGTGCATTGCGTGGAGTCAGTGACAGtgagagtgaggaggaggaggattgtgAACTACTCTATGAGATGGAAGGGTGTTCTACTCCACCAAAAACAGGGCGCTCGGCTCGCTTTGTTAAGAGCCAAGCAAAGAGAAGCCGACCCGCACGTCGAGTGCTTGAGCTTGTTGAACCCAAGGATCATGCACAGAGCGAGGATGGTTCAGATGAAGATGACAGTATGGATGAATTTATAGTAGATGATTCGGATTGTTCTGAAAATTCTTCTGATTGTGCTGGAGAATCCTCTGCAGAAATAGAACTGTCCGACAACGAGGAAAACTATGGAGAAATTATGGATAGGATACGCGGTAAGAAGAACGCCAAGAATAAGGACTGGGAGACCAAGGCAGAGATGCTATCAGCATTTGATGAGCACCGTGAACTCACCTTGAAAGCTGTATGTGCCCTGTACCGGCAGCAAACTGAGGAAGAACAGGCAGAAAAGGCCACTATTGTGCATAACAAAAGGGGATTTAGCCAGATTGATGCGCCAAG GGGTTCTCGCGTAGCGCAGTTTCTTCTGGATGGCGATGCTTTTGGGCCTCTTAAGAAGACTGCACAGGACCTAAAAAAGTATGACCGATACGGTCTTCAGTTCTGTCACAAGATGGCTTTTCGTTACTCAAAGCAGTTGTTCGCAATATATCAGAGCAAGGAGGATCCCTACTTTCCATGA